Part of the Aquila chrysaetos chrysaetos chromosome Z, bAquChr1.4, whole genome shotgun sequence genome is shown below.
CTTTTGTTGAAAGACTGACTTGTAGAAACTATGCTTCACTGCACTGCTAATGCCCAGGAATTTGCTTTATCTTTTGTTGCAGAGTTGCTGCTTGAATCAGTGTTTCTCAGTGTTGATCCTTACATGAGgtatatctttttcttctttttaaattgctggCTGAGATATCTCATTTGATCTCCCACTTAAACCTCAAAAGCAAGGTACTGGGAGCACTCTTTTGTTGCCAGAGTCCGAGATGcctttgtctgctttttataaaatgtgTGTAAATTACAAGACTCCCAATATAGAGTTGTGCCAGATTTAGCCAGACATTAGGATAATGATGCTGCAGCGCTAGACTTTTCTTGGACTCTGTTGTTGTTTCTTGTCACGTCTCTTCCACTGGAATGCAATGGGCTCAAATGAGACTGCAGTCCTGTTGCAGTAGCTGCTTCATTTATCTTAGCAACCTTGTACTTAAGgattgctgtggtttaaccccagccagcaactaagcaccacacagcctctcactcacttcccctgccacccagtgggacgggggagacaatagggggaaaaaaaaaaagtaaaacttgtgggttgagataagaacagtttaattcaacagcaaagaagaaactaagaatgataacactaataaaatgacattagtaataataaaaggtttggaacatacaagtgatgcacaatggaattgctcaccacccactgactgatgctcAGTTAGTCTgtgagcggcgatccccccccccccacaccccccagtttatatactggacatgacgtcacatggtatggaataccccattggccagtttgggtcagctgccctggctgtgtcccctcccaacttcttgtgcccctccagctttcttgctggctgggcgtgaggagctgaaaaatccttgactttagactaaacattactgagcaacaactgaaaacatcagtgttaaaagttagcactataccagctactaggaagacaattaactctatcccagctgaaaccaggacaggataCATATTCTAAGTAGGAAATTGCTGATATGCCCATGTTAATACGTGGTGGTTCAAGCACAGGGAGACTGGGTGATTTGAAGAAGCCTGGTGGACCAGAGCATCGTAGTTCTTTGGAGTCTCAGGCTTCTTATAGTGGTGGACCATGCTGGGAGGATTAATGTTATTGTGTCCCCAACACTCTAGCCCAGTATTCATTCAAGTAGCTGGCTATGGAATACATCCAGATTTGTCATTACAATGACAAGCTCTTTACGATCTGTTCAACATCACTGCTTATGCTCTTTTTCTGGATCAGACAGTAGCTACCACTTCACAGTATATCTGGAACATCATTAAAGTTGCTTACAGTAAGCCATCTCTGCCTGTGTTACAGACCTTACAGTCAAAGGGACATGAAGGAAGGAGACATAATGATAGGGACACAGGTTGCCAGGTAAGATCTTCAGTTCTTGTTATCCATATGCATTGCAGATCTCAAAGGAATGTACTGATATTCAAGACATCTGCAGCCTGTATTACCTATTCTTGACTTGAGTCTACATACTTCTGCAATTCCTACCTGTAATTGGTtggaatgtatttttcttccaagaacCTCTTTTGCCTTCTTGGAGACCATTTAGGCCTCTGATACAAGCTGTATGTTATTTCTGGCAGTAATGTTTTCAGCGGAAATTTTTATAAGCAGAGGTTTGAAGGACCGACCATTGCACTTGCCATAAGTGTgaacttcacattttaaaatctgatgtGCTAGTAATTGCATGCCCGAAACCATGCATGTTATCTACTCCAACTGAGAATACCTCAGCGTCATCTAAGATACAGCTTTAGCCAAAGGGTTATCTAACCTTAAATCCGTCCTTTCCCAAGCTTGTGGTAATTTAGCTACacagatgttttcctttgtcAGCTTGTTCCTACTGTGCTGCTTCTTAAGTTGCTGCACAGGAACACCTGTGGCCTTTGACTCTCATGTTTCTCTGCAGGAACACTGAGGGCTGGGATAAATTAACAACCAAGTCTGCTGAACAGAAAGCCAGCTGTTTTCAATATTCCAAGAGCTGCTTACCTATCCCTTCCCAACGTAATTTTCCCATTGGGCTAAGAAAGTTCAATTTTCATTTGGCGTAGAGACACCACAAGTATGAACTTCTCCCTGTTATTAGATACTGCTTTCTATCTGGTTTTGTTACCCCAAGAGGTTCCATCTTCAGGATCTTCATCCTTTAAATGAGGTGCAGGTTGTCTGAGAATGGAACTGCTTGTTACAGCCTATCTGTGACTTCTTGCTTTTCCACCCTATAATCCCAGCATCCTCTTTCTGCCTTCTAAGTCAAAGAAGCCTAGTCTGAATTCATACCAGACTGGTGCTAGTCAAAAAAAAAGTCGTCACCCATGTGGGAACATTGGATTTGTTGTGGGCAGGGCTGAGTCTAGAATCATCTTGCCCAGTATCCCCCTGGTGAGGAGAGATTGTAGACATTTCAGGAAAGGCATCAGAAGCCTACAGCATCAGCAGGTGTGGGCTAAATGTTCTGatgtgaaatgtttcttttctcctgcatcACACAGCAACAGGAATAAAGGAGGGAAGAGCCAGTAATTATTTGTCTCTGACAGggtattcttttatttttttttatcttcttctaAACAGGATTGTAGAAAGCAATAATCCTGCTTTCACAGTGGGGGCCTTTGTTGTGGCTAGAAGTGGCTGGAGAACTCATTTCATCTCTGATGGGAAAGACCTACAACTCCTTCCTTCCAGTTGGCCAGAATCACTCCCCAAATCTCTGGCTCTTGGGACGGTTGGCATGCCAGGGTGAGTTTTGAGATGCAAAGGCAACTATGCCCTGGATTTTGCTGTGCAGGATGTTTCTGCCTATCTGTATGACCTTTTTCCCTCGTCTTGTTCTACGAGCATGTTGTCTGCTCACTCTGGTAAAAAACATGTGTGCTTCTGGATGCCCTTACCCTGTAGAGGGCCTGAAGTTTGGCTCGTCCTTTAGATCAGAGGATATTTGCCTTGGAGATTATGGTGCCTCTCCTTGAGGATTTGTAATAAGGTAGGAAGAGGATCCAGGAGGGGCTGGAAAGAATCAAGCTCAATCTGAACTAACCTCAGTGGAAACACTCAAAAGTGACTGGCATCTGGACTAGTCTGCTTCTGCCGATTGGGCTCTTCTGCTATCACTGTATTTCCAGAATTGCCCCCAAAATGGCAAAAGGCAGCTGTTGTCATGTGCGGAAAATAGAGGTCCTTTAAATTGCACTGCAGcagacagagctgctgtgcttcAGAATCCATATTCATTACTGCAGTCTCTCAGTCATCTTCTCACATTCTCTTTATCTGTAGTTTGTATGGGACACCAAGACTTGGTCAGTTTAGTTGACGCTGAAGGCTTTAAAATGATTGTAACATTGTATGTGATGTAGAACTCCtcagatttcattttgacaTCAGGCAAGATGCATGTttttccaggcagctgctggaTGGATTCAGTTCATCCTTTCAGTTTGGACCAAGCGGGAAGCTCCAAGCTTGAATTTAGaagttagaaaaaaagtttgttggGATTCTTGGCCAGTTGATCACATTGCTTCAGGAAGCTTGCAGAGCCTGATGTCATTCAGTATTTATATGATCAGTGGAACATGCTTAAGCTAAACTTTAGTAGTTCCTACAGATTACTATTCACCCAGCAACCATAGCTGTGCACAGTAGTCCCCAGGAGCAGTGTGCCTGTCGGTTCAGCAAGGTTTTGccaccattttttctttttctgccagctttGATTTTTGATGAGTATCATTTAATCTTTGCCTCAATCTGGTAGATACCAGCTGGCTACTGACCTCTGTCTAGCTTGGATTTACTCTCTCTTCCAGTGTGTAACTGAGTTGTCACCTTACAGTTatctctgtttctcctttcagtTAGTGAGcacaagaaaagctgttttcaccTAAGGTAGACTTATGCCACGGCATCCTGTTTCCCAGTAgcgtctttttttttctgggatggCTGTAAAAAGCCAGATTAAGaagtttggatttatttttgtatttcgTAAAGAATGAGGAAAACTGAACCTTGTTCTGGTTGTGACAATATTTTGGTTCAATGTGGTCAAGTCACATCTCTCTGTCTGGTGTCTTTTATTCCTCACTGAGcgttctttctttttcttcacagtctCACTGCGTATTTTGGTCTGCTGGAGGTCTGCAAGATGAAGCTAGGAGAGACAGTGCTGGTTAatgctgcagctggtgctgtgggCTCTGTGGTGGGGCAGCTCGCTAAAATTGGGGTGAGTGACTTGAACTGCTGATACTTCCTCCTCAGGAGAGTCACCTGGGAGACAGGGCAACAAGGCCATGAATGATCAGGAGGGCAAACATCCCTGAATGCATGCCTACAGTAAGGTCTTAAGATGGGGCAAGCTCCTGAAGATGTAGCAAAGCTGGTTGAATGTTTCCTAGAGCTCAGGAACTCTTATGGTGACAACAGCCTGACTTTAAGGGTGAGCCCTCCACCCAGCATTCTTTTGAGTGGCAGCCTGTGTTGTAAGGGGATGTTTAgacatgtttttctcctttccttgcagGGTTGCAAGGTGGTTGGCTGTGCTGGCTCAGATTACAAGGTTgcctatctgaaaaaaataggcTTTGATGAAGCCTTTAATTACAAGACTGTTGTATCTCTGGATGAAGCACTGCGGCAGGCCTCTCCTGATGGCTATGACTGTTTCTTTGACAATGTGAGTTCAGAGAGAGAGGACCTTGCCTTGAGCAGACTGTCATTTTCCTTAAACTCTAGCAGGAACTCAATATTGTATACATCTAATTGAAGACTACACCAGGAACTTGATACTGATTTCCCTTGAGAAATGGTCTCTGTAAGAGcttactgctttccttttcctttcccacatttatttctgcagctgacTTGGGTAGTAACAGACAGAACAAAGACCAGAAGGCAAAGCTGGATTGTTGGTGATGTTTCTGAATGGACAGAGAGAAGCTTATCTTCACTCTCTGGAAAGTATGGCACATTTTGGGGAGGTGAGGGTCATGGTGAACATTTAACTGATGCTGAACAGAGAGCTCTAGTCCATTCTTGGCCCCACCTTGGACCACAGGCAGTTCTCTGCTGTTGCTGGAAGGGGAGCGAGCGTGGACGGCCATACGTTACATGGTCCAGGTGGCTACACCAGTACCTGTAAACAAAACAGTTGCAAGACCCACTTGTAAAATTGCTGGAGTGGGCCGTAGAGTGTTTCTGACCTCTTGCAAGTACAGCTGGACTGTTCTTGATAGGCTGTTTGAATGTGATGATAGTCTTGTTTTGGAAGCTAAAAGAGTTCAACAGGGTGGATGCAGTCAAATCATGTCAGTTCGCCTTCAGGCCAGAGGACAAGCCCCGACTTTTTTCATTTACTAGTATAGCTAACATATGCATTATACCTGGTAATATAATACCTGGCACAGGGGTATTAGCTGAGATACTGGCCTAAAACTGCCAGGCTAGCTACCTGGTTTAA
Proteins encoded:
- the PTGR1 gene encoding prostaglandin reductase 1 isoform X1, which produces MVTAKVWVLKKHFEGFPKTSDFDLKKIELPNLKDGELLLESVFLSVDPYMRPYSQRDMKEGDIMIGTQVARIVESNNPAFTVGAFVVARSGWRTHFISDGKDLQLLPSSWPESLPKSLALGTVGMPGLTAYFGLLEVCKMKLGETVLVNAAAGAVGSVVGQLAKIGGCKVVGCAGSDYKVAYLKKIGFDEAFNYKTVVSLDEALRQASPDGYDCFFDNVGGEFTSIAINHMKKYGRIAVCGAISQYNDTVPQKGPYVQVPMIFKELQMEGFIVTRWNNRWEEGLKALLKWVVEGKVKCHEQVTEGFENMPMAFIGMLKGENLGKAIVKV
- the PTGR1 gene encoding prostaglandin reductase 1 isoform X2, with the translated sequence MVTAKVWVLKKHFEGFPKTSDFDLKKIELPNLKDGELLLESVFLSVDPYMRIVESNNPAFTVGAFVVARSGWRTHFISDGKDLQLLPSSWPESLPKSLALGTVGMPGLTAYFGLLEVCKMKLGETVLVNAAAGAVGSVVGQLAKIGGCKVVGCAGSDYKVAYLKKIGFDEAFNYKTVVSLDEALRQASPDGYDCFFDNVGGEFTSIAINHMKKYGRIAVCGAISQYNDTVPQKGPYVQVPMIFKELQMEGFIVTRWNNRWEEGLKALLKWVVEGKVKCHEQVTEGFENMPMAFIGMLKGENLGKAIVKV